The window AGCTTCTCGGTAGGAGTCCCACCTGTGTTCTTTAAGCCTCTCGGTAGGAGTCCCACCTGTGTTCTTTAAGCTTCTCGGTAGGAGTGCCACCTGTGGTCTTTAAGCTTCTCGGTAGGAGTCCCACCTGTGTTCTTTAAGCTTCTCGGTAGGAGTCCCACCTGTGTTCTTTAAGCCTCTCGGTAGGAGTCCCACCTGTGTTCTTTAAGCTTCTCGGTAGGAGTCCCACCTGTGGTCTTTAAGCCTCTCGGTAGGAGCCCCACCTGTGGTCTTTAAGCCTCTCGGTAGGAGTCCCACCTGTGTTCTTTAAGCCTCTCGGTAGGAGTCCCACCTGTGTTCTTTAAGCCTCTCGGTAGGAGTCCCACCTGTGGTCTTTAAGCCTCTCGGTAGGAGTCCCACCTGTGGTCTTTAAGCCTCTCGGTAGGAGTCCCACCTGTTGTCTTTAAGCTTCTCGGTAGGAGTCCCACCTGTGGTCTTTAAGCTTCTCGGTAGGAGTCCCACCTGTGGTCTTTAAGCTTCTCGGTAGGAGTCCCACCTGTGGTCTTTAAGCCTCTCGGTAGGAGTCCCACCTGTGTTCTTTAAGCCTCTCGGTAGGAGTCCCACCTGTGGTCTTTAAGCCTCTCGGTAGGAGTCCCACCTGTGTTCTTTAAGCCTCTCGGTAGGAGTCCCACCTGTGTTCTTTAAGCCTCTCGGTAGGAGTCCCACCTGTGTTCTTTAAGCCTCTCGGTAGGAGTCCCACCTGTGTTCTTTAAGCCTCTCGGTAGGAGTCCCACCTGTGGTCTTTAAGCCCCTCGGTAGGAGTCCCACCTGTGTTCTTTAAGCCTCTCGGTAGGAGTCCCACCTGTGTTCTTTAAGCTTCTCGGTAGGAGTCCCACCTGTGTTCTTTAAGCCCCTCGGTAGGAGTCCCACCTGTCTCTGTAACCTTGTTGATTTAAGTTCTAAAagactaaactgatcctagatcagcgttTCTGCTCTGAGACCCTTTAAGAATACAGGCATTGTgctttttcaacaacaacaacaacaacatggcagttctctcttcccctcctctctcctgatcTTTCTCTCTGATTTAAAATGCAGGTGTTTTGCACTGACCCGTCACTATCAATGCTTTTGTTCCACTGTGTTTTCTTCCTGTTTGCCGAGTTGCTCTGTGAAAAATGTAAAtgacacaaaaaaaatacattgttaAAAAAACAACCCAAAAAGTAACGTATGAATAACGCTGGATGTTTTATCTGCTTTTTACAAGCTTTGGGGAAACGATACGCAGGTGTAGAAAAGTGTACAATAGTCTTGTTTAATGATTGTAAAATGAAATAACAATTGTGGATGAAAGCACACTTTCTGgaattgtaatttttttaaactgctaGTGTCGTGTGTTTTATAATAGAACAATTATAACTATTTACAACACATAGGTGTCAAATACATTGTCATTCTTTTTAATGAAACAATTGAAGCTTCGTTTCACATCCTCCAACTGTTTTGAACTTAAACATATTCAGAATACATAGAGTTTGGTCGTCACGCACTGCttctgattggaggagaacatgttctactgcttctgattggaggagaacatgttctactgcttctgattggaggagaacatattctactgcttctgattggaggagaacatattctactgcttctgattggaggagaacatgttctactgcttctgatttggaggagaacatgttctactgcttctgatttggaggagaacatgttctactgcttctgattggaggagaacatgttctactgcttctgattggaggagaacatgttctactgcttctgattggaggagaacatgttctactgcttctgattggaggagaacatgttctactgcttctgattggaggagaacatgttctactgcttctgattggaggagaacatgttctactgcttctgattggaggagaacatgttctactgcttctgattggaggagaacatgttctactgcttctgattggaggagaacatgttctactgcttctgattggaggagaacatgttctactgcttctgattggaggagaacatgttctactgcttctgattggaggagaacatgttctactgcttctgattggaggagaacatgttctactgcttctgattggaggagaacatgttctactgcttctgattggaggagaacatgttgTAAAAGTGTAACTTCCTGAGACGATACCAACGGCGCCGGCTCCACCAAGAGGAGACCTAAGGGGAGGGAGACTTCATTCCAGATCTCATGTTATTTAATTACATGTCAATGGTGGGTTTCTGCAGGGAAACGGGGAGAGATTCATGATTGGTCTCTActctacagacctgggttcaaagaCCATTCAACAATGTTTGCTTGTGCCAGATAGTCAGGGTTTATACTTTTAATTCCAAACTCAGTCACAGCTGAAGTATTGGTAATGATATGGAATAGTGTTTGAACCTAGATGTGCTACTCTGCCCTGGTTTATTCTGCACCAGGATGAAAAGCTTCATTTCATTTGCTGACTGGTTAAACCCAGTCACTACAGCCTCTGGTCTCCATAAGAGTTAACAATATGGTGACCAGGTAGACCTACATACTGTATCCACACCGTGATAAAGAGATTCCCctacaccagggctctccaaaccctgttcctggagatctactgtcctgtaggttttcactccaaaccctgttcctggagagctactgtcctgtaggttttcactccaaccctgttcctggagatctactgtcctgtaggttttcactccaaccctgttcctggagatctactgtcctgtaggttttcactccaaccctgttcctgaagatctactgtcctgtaagTTTTCTCCAACcataatctagcacacctgattctaataattagctggatgataaactgaatcaggttagttacaactggggttgaaaggaagaaaacctacaggagggtaggtctctgggaacagggttggacagcCCTGCCCTACACATTTGACAAGCTCAGTCTTCAATGAAGCATGGTCTTCATGGTTTGGGTTGTTCTAGAGGCTGGGttgttcccgagtggcgcagcggtctaaggcactgcatctccgtgcaagaggcatcactacagtccccggtttgtatccaggctgtatcacatccggccgtgattgggagtcccacagggtggcgcacaattggcccagcgtcgtccgggtttggccagggtaggcccgtcattgtaaataagaatttgttcttaactgacttgcctagttaaataaaaattatatAAATGTGGAAGTCTACCTAAATATCAATTTACACCACTCAGATATTACCCATGTTATTTAAACCATACGAATGGGCGATTCTGCTGACTATTGagatacttttgtgtatatagtgaatccccttaaaatgagtggattcggctatttcagccccacctgttgctgacaggtatataacaccaagcacacagccatgcaatctcattggcagtagaatggcctcactcAGGCCTCACActcagagctcagtgactttcaacttggcacagtgataggatgccacttttccaacaagtcagttcgtcaaatgtatgctctactagagctgccccgctcaaatgtaagtgctgttattgtgaagtggaaacgtctaggagcaacgaCAGCTCAGCctcagtggtaggccacacaagcttacagaacgggaccactgaaGCACGTAACGCGTAAACATTgtctgtcttcggttgcaacactcactaccgagttccaaagtGCTTCTGGAaccaacatcagcacaataacagtttgtctggagcttcatgaaatgggtttccatggctgagcagccacacacaagcctaagatcaccattctcaatgccaagcgttggctggagtggtgtaaagcttgccgccattggactctggagcagtggaaacacgttctctggagcgatgaatcactcttcaccatctggctgtcCAAGGGACGAATCtgtgtttggtggatgccaggagaacctggagaatctgtgtttggtggatgccaggagaacgctacctgcctctaTGAGTAATGCCAACTGTAAGATTTGGTGGTCTGGTGCAGTTTTTcctggttcgggctaggccccttagttccagtataGGGAAATCTAtattctacagcatacaatgacattctagtttgttctgtgcttccaactaggatcaccactttattttaagaatgtgaaatgtcagaataatagtagagagaatgatttatttcagcttttatttctttcatcacattcccaattggtcagaagtttacatgctaccaaatactaattgagttaaTTGccattcaattgtttaacttgagtcaaacgttttgggtagccttccacatgcttctcacaataagtttcTAAGAACCCATTTCCTTCCTGAGCGCTATGATGTTTGCATGGtaccattgtgtttatacttgcgtactattgtttgtacagatgaacgtggtaccttgaggcatttggaaattgctcccaaggatgaaccagactctacaatttattttttgaggttttggctgatttcttttgattgtcccatgatttccagcaaagaggcactgagtttgaatgtaggccttgaaatacatccacaggtacacctccaattaacttaAATTATTTCAATCAAAAGCTTCTAATGTCGTGACATAAttttcaaggcacagtcaacttctgacccactggaattgtaatacatgaattataagtgaaaatctgtctgtaaacaattgttggaaaaattacttgtgtcatgcacaaagtagatgtcctaactgacttgccaaaactatagtttgttaacaagaaaagtgtggagtggttggaaaacAACTTTTAATGACTCtgtatgtgcaccacgtcattgatctctctctctctctgctgtgtccacTGAGTCCTGCAAACCCATTGGGTAACGCTGGGCAggcctcttgctagctgtcactcaaatgcagGAGGTTGGCGCTCATTGGCTATAACttgaattgctagggggctggcccacgtTGGGGGAAATGTAGAGAAAATGGCTTTAAAAAACCAGTTGCTTTTAAACTATGGATTTGATGGTTAATTGAGGTAAAGTAATTATGCTCATAGATTAAGCATGTATGACCTATACAtggacacatccagcccaaagagGGAGGTTTAAAATAAATACTTTCTTATTTGCCAAAGTACTGTCTGTAACTCACTTTCTGCACTCTACATCGTATATCATTTTATAAGACATAAGTTCATTTCATTCTCTTGATATAAAGAATTCTGTCAACACAGCAAGTATTTCAGAGAGTGTTTACTGTCTGCCGTTGGATAAATAAAAACTTTGAACTTAAACATCAGAACATCGCTACATCGGCACCTTATCCAAGGACAGTTAAGTATTAACAATGAATGACTGAGTAAATGGTTCACTATTCATCTGTATAGAATTCTTGAATTTAGGTGTTTTGATACCAAAGGATCCCAGAGTTGATCTGAAAGATGAGGACCTTCGTCGCTCTGCTGTTTGTTCTCGGCAGCTGTCTCTCTGAGCTGCAGGTTTTTCAAAGTAGAGACGTTGACAAGAAGCCAATCTTTATGGAAACCACACAGAGGGCCAGCGAGAGCCAGGTGGAGGAACAGAGAGTCCTACTCCAGGAGCTGAGAGCCATTGTGGCTCAACAGAGCACCAAACTGAATGAGATGGGAGCCATTGTGGAGGAACTgaagagagagaacggagagagacCGAAGGTGGCCTTCTCAGCCTCGCTGTCTGAATCCAAAGGACCAAATAGTGATGATGTCATCCTGGCCTACAAACATGTCTTCAACAATATTGGTGAGGCTTACAGTCCGGTGACGGGTATCTTCAGAGCACCGGTTAATGGAGTCTACTACTTCACATACACTGCCTTTACAACCTCCAGCAAGGGGAGAAGAGTGTCGCTGTATAAAAATGGACTTGTAATGGTGACTGTGACCGATGATGTTTCAGACTCGGAGGACGGTGGAACCAATGGTGTCACACTGCAGTTGGATGCAGGAGATGAGGTCTACACTCGACTGATGGAAGGATTTAACATCTTTGATGACAATAATCACCACAGCACCTTTACTGGCTTTCTGCTCTTCACTTAGAAAACAGTTTATTCTATCGCTGAATCCTACTGCTTTATAAGGATTTTATGACATATAGTACTATGATTTATGACATATAGTACTATGATTTATGACATAGTACTATGATTTAATGACATAGTACTATGATTTATGACATATAGTACTATGATTTATGACATATAGTACTATGATTTATGACATATAGTACTATGATTTATGACATATATGACATATAGTACTATGATTTATGACATATAGTACTATGATTTATGACATATAGTACTATGATTTATGACATATAGTACTATGATTTATGACATATAGTACTATGATTTATGACATAGTACTATGATTTATGACATATAGTACTATGATTTATGACATATAGTACCATGATTTATGACATAGTACTATGATTTATGACATATAGTACTATGATTTATGACATATAGTACTATGATTTATGACATATAGTACTATGATTTATGACATAGTACTATGATTTATGACATATAGTACTATGATTTATGACATATAGTACTATGATTTAATGACATATAGTACTATGATTTATGACATATAATACTATGATTTAATGACATATAGTACTATGATTTATGACATATAGTACTATGATTTATGACATAGTACTATGATTTATGACATATAGTACTATGATTTATGACATATAGTACTATGATTTAATTACATAGTACTATATGTCATAAATCATAGTACTATATGTCAAATCATAGTACTATGATTTATGACATATAGTACTATGATTTATGACATATAATACTATGATTTATGACATATAGTACTATGATTTAATGACATATAGTACTATGATTTAATGACATAGTACTATGATTTAATGACATATAGTACTATGATTTAATGACATATAGTACTATGATTTAATGACATAGTACTATGATTTAATGACATATAGTACTATGATTTAATGACATATAGTACTATGATTTAATGACATAGTACTATGATTTAATGACATATAGTACTATGATTTAATGACATATAGTACTATGATTTAATGACATATAGTACTATGATTTATGACATATAGTACTATGATTTAATGACATAGTACTATGATTTAATGACATATAGTACTATGATTTAATGACATAGTACTATGATTTAATGACATATAGTACTATGATTTATGACATATAGTACTATGATTTATGACATATAGTACTATGATTTATGACATATAGTACTATGATTTATGACATATAGTACTATGATTTATGACATATAGTACTATGATTTAATGACATAGTACTATGATTGAATGACATAGTACTATGATTTAATGACATAGTACTATGATTTATGACATATAGTACTATGATTTATGACATATAGTACTATGATTTAATGACATATAGTACTATGATTTATGACATATAGTACTATGATTTATGACtatgacaaaaaaaatgtttatgattttttgtgtgtgtgaactaAGCATTGATAACAAGGTGATAAACAAACAATTGTTTGTGTCTTCATCATTTAACCCAACGCATCTGAATCAGAACCAACCAGTCCAGTGGGATATATTAACAAGCTCAAGTTATTTTTCAGTTATTTTTGTACGTACTGATCGGGTGATGCAATCTTTGTGCTGCTTTGTGGAAGAATGAAAGTGTAGACCTGATTCTCTTTTCAATAACTGACTAGTGAATTATTTTTATAAATCATTTGTTTGATCAATGAGACAGAATGGGAAACGGGCCTCCATGTCTAATGCATAAATAAATGTTCTTCTCCAATTAAGAAAGACAACTAAATAATATTTCAGTTAAAcgatttctttattttttgggAGGTAAAGAAGTGCATAAATAACTGGTAATCATTTACCCCGTTTTGGTTTCACTTCACTCTTAGAAGCCAG is drawn from Oncorhynchus kisutch isolate 150728-3 unplaced genomic scaffold, Okis_V2 scaffold743, whole genome shotgun sequence and contains these coding sequences:
- the LOC109883991 gene encoding complement C1q-like protein 2 is translated as MRTFVALLFVLGSCLSELQVFQSRDVDKKPIFMETTQRASESQVEEQRVLLQELRAIVAQQSTKLNEMGAIVEELKRENGERPKVAFSASLSESKGPNSDDVILAYKHVFNNIGEAYSPVTGIFRAPVNGVYYFTYTAFTTSSKGRRVSLYKNGLVMVTVTDDVSDSEDGGTNGVTLQLDAGDEVYTRLMEGFNIFDDNNHHSTFTGFLLFT